A genomic segment from Holophagales bacterium encodes:
- a CDS encoding DUF4342 domain-containing protein, giving the protein MSERRHPMKGPKVRVEEVEVTGEKLLATVKELIHQGNVRRIVIRNAKGVTLLEIPLVLGIAGAVFVPVWAAIGALAALVAKLTLVVERVQDAPAGPAAPDGPEESEEPAPKPARKSAGRKPSAKT; this is encoded by the coding sequence ATGAGTGAGCGGAGGCATCCCATGAAAGGTCCGAAGGTTCGCGTCGAGGAAGTCGAGGTGACGGGCGAGAAGCTCCTCGCGACGGTCAAGGAGCTCATCCACCAGGGGAACGTGAGGCGCATCGTCATCCGCAACGCGAAAGGGGTGACGCTTCTCGAGATCCCGCTCGTCCTGGGAATCGCGGGGGCCGTCTTCGTCCCCGTCTGGGCCGCGATCGGGGCGCTCGCCGCGCTCGTCGCCAAGCTCACGCTCGTCGTCGAGCGGGTCCAGGACGCTCCCGCCGGTCCCGCCGCCCCGGACGGACCCGAAGAGTCGGAGGAACCGGCGCCGAAGCCCGCCCGCAAGTCAGCCGGCCGGAAGCCCTCCGCGAAGACCTGA